A stretch of Brassica napus cultivar Da-Ae chromosome C6, Da-Ae, whole genome shotgun sequence DNA encodes these proteins:
- the LOC106406241 gene encoding tubulin beta-1 chain, with translation MREILHVQGGQCGNQIGSKFWEVICDEHGVDPTGRYNGDSADLQLERINVYYNEASGGRYVPRAVLMDLEPGTMDSIRSGPYGQIFRPDNFVFGQSGAGNNWAKGHYTEGAELIDAVLDVVRKEAENCDCLQGFQVCHSLGGGTGSGMGTLLISKIREEYPDRMMLTFSVFPSPKVSDTVVEPYNATLSVHQLVENADECMVLDNEALYDICFRTLKLSTPSFGDLNHLISATMSGVTCSLRFPGQLNSDLRKLAVNLIPFPRLHFFMVGFAPLTSRGSQQYISLTVPELTQQMWDAKNMMCAADPRHGRYLTASAMFRGKMSTKEVDEQILNVQNKNSSYFVEWIPNNVKSSVCDIPPTGIKMASTFVGNSTSIQEMFRRVSEQFTAMFRRKAFLHWYTGEGMDEMEFTEAESNMNDLVAEYQQYQDATAEEEGEYEDEEEEVYES, from the exons ATGAGAGAGATCCTCCACGTCCAAGGCGGGCAATGCGGGAACCAAATCGGTTCCAAGTTCTGGGAAGTCATCTGCGACGAGCACGGCGTTGATCCCACCGGTCGTTACAACGGCGACTCCGCCGATCTCCAGCTCGAGCGTATCAATGTGTATTACAACGAGGCTTCTGGCGGGAGGTACGTTCCTCGCGCGGTTCTTATGGATCTCGAGCCTGGTACCATGGACAGCATTAGATCCGGACCGTATGGTCAGATATTCCGTCCCGACAACTTCGTGTTTGGTCAGTCCGGGGCTGGTAATAACTGGGCGAAAGGTCATTACACGGAAGGTGCTGAGCTTATTGATGCTGTTCTTGATGTTGTTCGTAAGGAAGCTGAGAACTGTGACTGCCTTCAAG GGTTTCAAGTGTGCCACTCTCTTGGAGGAGGCACAGGTTCTGGAATGGGAACTCTATTGATATCAAAGATCCGTGAGGAATATCCAGACAGGATGATGCTCACATTCTCTGTTTTCCCATCTCCAAAGGTCTCAGACACTGTCGTTGAGCCTTACAACGCCACTCTCTCTGTCCATCAGCTCGTTGAGAACGCTGATGAATGCATGGTCCTCGACAACGAAGCCCTCTACGACATCTGTTTCCGTACTCTCAAACTCAGCACTCCTAGTT TTGGAGACTTGAACCATTTGATCTCAGCCACTATGAGTGGTGTGACTTGCTCTCTAAGGTTCCCTGGACAACTCAACTCCGACCTAAGAAAACTCGCAGTCAACCTTATCCCATTCCCTCGTCTCCACTTCTTCATGGTCGGTTTCGCTCCTCTCACCTCCCGCGGCTCCCAGCAGTACATCTCCCTCACAGTCCCCGAGCTCACCCAACAAATGTGGGACGCCAAGAACATGATGTGCGCAGCTGATCCTCGCCACGGACGTTACCTAACAGCCTCAGCCATGTTCAGAGGAAAGATGAGCACGAAGGAAGTCGACGAGCAGATCTTGAACGTCCAGAACAAGAACTCATCCTACTTCGTTGAGTGGATCCCAAACAACGTCAAGTCCAGCGTCTGCGACATCCCGCCGACCGGTATCAAAATGGCGTCTACCTTTGTCGGAAACTCGACTTCGATCCAGGAGATGTTTAGGAGAGTGAGCGAACAGTTCACGGCTATGTTTAGGCGTAAGGCTTTTCTGCATTGGTACACTGGAGAAGGTATGGATGAGATGGAGTTCACTGAAGCTGAGAGTAACATGAATGATCTGGTGGCTGAGTACCAGCAATACCAAGATGCTACTGCTGAGGAAGAGGGCGAGTACgaggatgaagaggaagaagtttaCGAATCTTGA
- the BNAC06G36450D gene encoding uncharacterized protein BNAC06G36450D, whose amino-acid sequence MLLKKKTRATMEDHGSLLYRDMVGKQGFFDEIDYEVSSILLELSHPVVFSSDPPLFHKWGRTKKRSSTVFLRPPKISPPCAEVAERGSTSSSSCLTGDAKKTYPQSMMKGSMTNHSSKLKITSPPKASSCSVLETETGLIRAQVGSLLAQPIGENLPDLQPLTYVGDPTDNKRDNSEPRGFDLNLPAEEEGNLIATTIVDFESAGTKAQAAAQARQKRLGLIRSKKRF is encoded by the exons ATGctactgaagaagaagacaagagcAACGATGGAAGATCACGGTTCGCTCCTTTACCGTGACATGGTAGGTAAACAAGGTTTCTTCGATGAAATCGACTATGAAGTTTCTTCGATCTTGTTGGAACTCTCGCACCCCGTCGTGTTCTCTTCCGACCCTCCTCTTTTTCATAAATGGGGCCGCACTAAAAAGAGGTCTTCTACCGTCTTCCTTCGTCCGCCGAAGATTTCGCCGCCGTGTGCGGAGGTCGCCGAGAGGGGAAGTACCTCGAGTTCGTCGTGTTTAACCGGCGATGCAAAGAAGACATATCCTCAAAGC ATGATGAAAGGTTCTATGACAAATCATAGCTCGAAGCTGAAGATTACTTCTCCGCCAAAAGCATCATCGTGTTCGGTTCTCGAG ACCGAGACGGGTTTAATTAGGGCGCAAGTTGGGTCGCTACTAGCCCAGCCCATTGGAGAAAACCTGCCTGATCTACAACCGTTGACATACGTTGGTGATCCTACGGACAACAAGAGAGATAACTCGGAGCCACGTGGCTTTGATCTGAACCTTCcagcagaagaagaaggtaaCCTTATAGCCACAACGATTGTTGATTTTGAGAGTGCAGGGACTAAAGCTCAAGCAGCTGCTCAAGCAAGACAAAAGAGATTAGGGCTAATTAGATCTAAGAAGCGTTTTTAG